Proteins from a genomic interval of Streptomyces sp. SID8374:
- a CDS encoding S8 family serine peptidase encodes MRPISRTALGAASAAVLAVTAIAPSVAAPPDERAADRPLTGRAAPAGPKPVTLTLVTGDKVLVTTDASGASAATALPRPDGSTPLVQTRQSGRDLYVYPDTAVSALARGAVDEELFNVTGLIRQGYDDSRTGSVPLIATYTGDTARTAPATPRGAERGQALGVIDGLALKADKKRTAAFWADITAPRSRAGSGLKKLWLDRKVQATLDKSTKQVGADRAWAAGYDGTGTKVAVLDTGADAQHPDLAGRITAAQNFTDSDTTDDRQGHGTHVASTVGGSGAASDGKNKGVAPGAGLMVGKVLNDSGSGAASWIIAGMQWAVDNKADVVSMSLGSAEPTDCTDPMSLAAEELGKNKDTLFVVAAGNLGPSLNTVSSPGCAPGVLTVGAVDRDDTTANFSSRGPTIVSHTLKPEITAPGVAISAASAGGRGSQAYRAMSGTSMAAPHVAGAAAVVKQRHPEWSAQQVKAALVSSAKSAVPGDVREIGGGRLDVDRAIRTPVLGAPALQGGTFNWPQDSSDRTTVSVPYTNTGDKPVKLSLKVAGVTGNDGSAVRSKAATLGRKSVTVPAGASVEIPLALDPTARLTAAQYGDVTGRVLATATGGVAVSTPFSLYVAPETVTLRVKLIDRAGKPADGVSSVDLIGTDTASGERRFNEGATDQTYQLRPGAYFVSSFIATPDTTDATGQLVASVGYLARPQLNLTKDTTLVLDARKAHRLRVATEDRASETRGATLSFGRSWDDTWLHAGSISGSGTVKDYLVDVQGKAKGGEFEFASFWRAYAPQIQKFSLIGGADLHPRPATTGSVNLDGTGRAEVVDAGTGTPAELAAAGARGKVALVKVDDGASSVLTQARDAEGAGATALLVHRPSAGDWKPGVGYGAAPLPVLGLRADEAAVLTKALGKGKAEVSWKATAVSPFVYNLSFPEKGQVTSDRTYKVRDRKLGSVVSTHESMGVAADFVDTLLVSRPYGATFGASGTDVVAAPGRRTEFYTAGDTVWQKMLSSSFPWGELMTGKPRTYQAGRTATEAWYRGLIVPGAPRDAEGGELLAGERQDNVIGVAPAFMTDTEHIGQQGSFGDIGNVELSRNGESVGSSGYPFGAFTVPAEDAAYELTLTTAKIGSPAAVWKRSTQTETTWKFRSERKPEVESQGLPLLFPRYDVPADGMKTVPAQDGQRMGLTATGHAGYTPGRLTRAAVSFSYDGGETWHAAATAQQGGRWTATVDHAGAAGRTVTLRTELTDAHGNSVVQTVNDAYAVR; translated from the coding sequence ATGCGCCCGATATCGCGTACGGCACTCGGGGCGGCGTCCGCCGCCGTCCTCGCCGTCACCGCGATCGCACCGTCCGTGGCGGCGCCACCGGACGAGCGAGCCGCCGACCGACCGCTCACCGGCCGTGCGGCCCCGGCCGGCCCGAAGCCCGTCACGCTGACCCTCGTCACCGGCGACAAGGTGCTGGTGACCACGGACGCCTCGGGCGCCTCCGCCGCCACGGCCCTGCCCCGCCCGGACGGTTCCACCCCGCTCGTCCAGACCCGGCAGTCCGGCCGCGACCTGTACGTCTACCCGGACACCGCCGTCTCCGCGCTCGCCCGGGGCGCCGTCGACGAGGAACTCTTCAACGTCACCGGACTGATCCGCCAGGGCTACGACGACAGCCGCACCGGCTCCGTCCCGCTGATCGCCACCTACACCGGCGACACCGCCCGCACCGCCCCCGCCACCCCGCGCGGCGCCGAGCGCGGCCAGGCCCTCGGCGTGATCGACGGCCTCGCGCTGAAGGCCGACAAGAAGCGGACCGCCGCCTTCTGGGCCGACATCACCGCACCCCGCTCCCGGGCGGGCTCCGGACTCAAGAAGCTCTGGCTGGACCGCAAGGTTCAGGCCACTCTCGACAAGTCGACGAAACAGGTCGGCGCCGACCGTGCCTGGGCCGCCGGATACGACGGCACCGGCACCAAGGTCGCCGTCCTGGACACCGGCGCCGACGCCCAACACCCGGACCTGGCAGGCCGGATCACCGCAGCGCAGAACTTCACCGACTCCGACACCACCGACGACCGCCAGGGCCACGGAACCCATGTCGCGTCCACCGTGGGCGGCTCCGGCGCGGCCAGCGACGGAAAGAACAAGGGCGTCGCGCCCGGCGCCGGCCTCATGGTCGGCAAGGTCCTCAACGACAGCGGCTCGGGCGCCGCCTCCTGGATCATCGCGGGCATGCAGTGGGCCGTCGACAACAAGGCCGACGTCGTCTCCATGAGCCTCGGCAGCGCGGAGCCCACCGACTGCACCGACCCGATGAGCCTGGCCGCCGAGGAGCTGGGCAAGAACAAGGACACCCTGTTCGTGGTCGCCGCCGGAAACCTCGGCCCGTCCCTGAACACCGTCTCCTCGCCCGGCTGCGCACCCGGCGTCCTGACGGTGGGCGCGGTCGACCGCGACGACACCACCGCGAACTTCTCCAGCCGGGGCCCCACGATCGTCTCGCACACCCTCAAGCCCGAGATCACCGCACCCGGCGTCGCCATCTCTGCCGCGTCCGCCGGGGGACGAGGCTCCCAGGCGTACCGGGCCATGTCCGGTACGTCGATGGCGGCCCCGCACGTCGCCGGTGCCGCCGCCGTCGTCAAGCAGCGCCACCCGGAGTGGAGCGCCCAGCAGGTCAAGGCGGCGCTGGTCTCCTCCGCGAAGAGCGCCGTCCCCGGCGACGTACGCGAGATCGGAGGCGGCCGCCTCGACGTCGACCGCGCGATCCGTACGCCGGTGCTCGGCGCCCCCGCCCTCCAGGGCGGCACCTTCAACTGGCCCCAGGACAGCAGCGATCGCACCACCGTCTCCGTGCCGTACACCAACACGGGCGACAAGCCGGTGAAGCTCTCCCTGAAGGTCGCGGGCGTCACCGGCAACGACGGCTCGGCCGTCCGCTCGAAGGCCGCCACCCTCGGCCGGAAGTCCGTCACCGTGCCCGCCGGGGCGAGCGTCGAGATCCCCCTCGCCCTCGATCCCACCGCGCGCCTGACCGCCGCCCAGTACGGGGACGTCACCGGCCGGGTCCTCGCCACGGCCACCGGGGGAGTGGCGGTCTCCACCCCGTTCTCCCTGTACGTGGCCCCGGAGACCGTCACCCTGCGCGTCAAGCTCATCGACCGGGCGGGCAAGCCCGCGGACGGCGTCTCCTCAGTCGACCTCATCGGCACCGACACCGCCTCCGGCGAACGCCGCTTCAACGAGGGCGCCACCGACCAGACGTACCAGCTCCGCCCCGGCGCCTACTTCGTCTCCAGCTTCATCGCCACACCCGACACCACGGACGCCACCGGCCAACTCGTCGCCTCCGTCGGCTATCTGGCACGCCCTCAGCTGAACCTGACCAAGGACACGACCCTCGTCCTGGACGCCCGGAAGGCGCACCGCCTGCGGGTGGCCACCGAGGACCGGGCGAGCGAGACACGCGGCGCGACCCTTTCGTTCGGGCGCAGTTGGGACGACACCTGGCTGCACGCCGGGTCGATCTCCGGGTCCGGGACCGTGAAGGACTATCTGGTGGATGTCCAAGGGAAGGCGAAGGGCGGGGAGTTCGAGTTCGCCTCCTTCTGGCGCGCCTACGCCCCGCAGATCCAGAAGTTCTCCCTCATCGGCGGCGCCGACCTGCACCCCCGGCCCGCCACCACCGGCTCGGTCAACCTGGACGGCACCGGCCGCGCCGAGGTCGTCGACGCCGGTACGGGCACCCCGGCCGAACTGGCAGCCGCCGGGGCGCGGGGCAAGGTCGCCCTGGTGAAGGTGGACGACGGGGCATCCAGCGTCCTCACCCAGGCGCGGGACGCCGAGGGGGCCGGAGCCACCGCGCTCCTGGTGCACCGCCCCTCGGCCGGTGACTGGAAGCCCGGCGTCGGCTACGGGGCCGCGCCCCTGCCGGTCCTCGGCCTGCGGGCCGACGAGGCCGCCGTACTGACGAAGGCGCTCGGCAAGGGGAAGGCCGAGGTCTCCTGGAAGGCCACCGCCGTCAGCCCGTTCGTCTACAACCTGTCCTTCCCGGAGAAGGGGCAGGTCACCTCGGACCGCACCTACAAGGTCCGGGACAGGAAGCTCGGTTCGGTCGTCTCCACCCATGAATCCATGGGCGTGGCCGCCGACTTCGTCGATACGCTCCTGGTCTCCCGGCCCTACGGCGCGACGTTCGGCGCGTCCGGCACGGACGTGGTCGCCGCACCGGGCAGGCGCACCGAGTTCTACACGGCGGGCGACACCGTCTGGCAGAAGATGCTCTCGTCCAGCTTCCCGTGGGGCGAGCTGATGACGGGCAAACCCCGTACGTACCAGGCCGGTCGGACCGCGACCGAGGCGTGGTACCGGGGCCTCATCGTCCCCGGCGCCCCACGGGACGCGGAGGGCGGGGAACTGCTCGCCGGTGAGCGGCAGGACAACGTGATCGGTGTCGCACCGGCGTTCATGACCGACACCGAACACATCGGTCAGCAGGGCTCGTTCGGCGACATCGGCAACGTAGAGCTCAGCCGGAACGGCGAATCCGTCGGGAGCAGCGGCTACCCGTTCGGCGCCTTCACCGTGCCCGCCGAGGACGCCGCGTACGAACTCACCCTGACCACCGCGAAGATCGGCTCGCCCGCCGCCGTCTGGAAGCGGTCCACCCAGACCGAGACCACCTGGAAGTTCCGTTCCGAGCGGAAGCCGGAGGTCGAGTCGCAGGGGCTCCCGCTGCTCTTCCCGCGCTACGACGTTCCCGCCGACGGGATGAAGACCGTCCCCGCGCAGGACGGTCAGCGCATGGGCCTCACCGCCACCGGCCACGCGGGCTACACGCCCGGCAGGCTGACCAGGGCCGCGGTCTCCTTCTCGTACGACGGTGGCGAGACCTGGCACGCGGCCGCCACGGCCCAGCAGGGCGGCCGGTGGACGGCGACCGTGGACCACGCCGGGGCGGCGGGGCGGACGGTCACGCTGAGGACCGAACTCACGGACGCGCACGGCAACTCCGTCGTGCAGACCGTGAACGACGCCTACGCCGTACGGTGA